Proteins from a single region of Candidatus Bathyarchaeia archaeon:
- a CDS encoding nitroreductase family protein codes for MTLFNPVIETLLSHKSIRKYKPDMPSDDVIRTIVRAGQQAPFASQAYSIVLSRDRERHPYKAPLLFTICVDYYKFEKIMERRGWKMRTNDLVLLFFGIQDAALMAENMVVAARSLGLGSCFLGGAMLHAEEIAKEYSLPKRVFPLVQLVVGYPDEDPPPRPRYPLEFTLFEGKYPELTDEMISEAMRVMDEGYLAQNYYRRLNAKIPLENGRPDPYTYENYSWTEHICRKWGQWFPDPKVLLEQLEKRGFHITERKS; via the coding sequence ATGACTTTGTTTAATCCCGTTATTGAAACGCTGTTAAGCCACAAGTCCATCCGCAAATATAAGCCAGACATGCCATCCGACGATGTCATCCGCACCATTGTAAGGGCTGGTCAACAGGCGCCCTTCGCCTCCCAGGCCTACAGCATAGTATTGTCGCGGGACAGGGAACGCCACCCATACAAGGCGCCGCTGCTGTTCACAATATGCGTGGACTACTACAAGTTTGAGAAAATTATGGAGAGGCGGGGCTGGAAAATGCGAACAAACGATTTAGTGCTATTGTTTTTCGGGATTCAAGACGCCGCCTTAATGGCGGAAAACATGGTGGTGGCAGCTAGAAGCCTAGGTTTGGGAAGCTGCTTTCTTGGGGGCGCTATGCTTCATGCGGAAGAAATAGCAAAGGAGTACTCTTTGCCAAAAAGGGTTTTCCCGCTTGTGCAGCTGGTTGTGGGCTATCCAGATGAGGATCCTCCGCCGCGGCCAAGATACCCCTTAGAATTCACGCTTTTTGAGGGCAAATATCCAGAGCTAACGGACGAAATGATTTCAGAAGCCATGCGGGTTATGGATGAGGGCTACTTGGCGCAGAATTATTATAGGCGGCTGAACGCGAAAATCCCGCTGGAAAACGGTCGCCCAGACCCGTACACCTATGAGAATTACAGTTGGACAGAGCATATTTGCCGAAAGTGGGGACAATGGTTTCCAGATCCAAAGGTGCTTCTAGAACAACTTGAAAAACGCGGTTTCCACATAACTGAAAGAAAAAGCTAG
- the dnaG gene encoding DNA primase DnaG: MTLTGSSQTLTVKYVIRAKIEVDGVVEKPDVIGAVFGQTEGLFGPELDLRELQKSGRIGRIEIELHSKNDRTTGTIIIPTSLDRVTTALLAASIESINRVGPCAAKVTLEKIEDVREARRKAIIDRAKEILHQWTIETMPTVDEIFKELAETLKVAKVEKYGPEELSAGPEVDSAKEIIIVEGRADVINLLRCGIHNVIALEGAKVPETIKKLCREKEATAFLDGDRGGDLILKELLQVTNIKYVARAPRGKEVEELNCKEIFEALAARVPVEELLKHPPRREKRPAEFPKEIVQLVRELEGTLEAVLLNEKLEPMERLPVSQLAERLQQVSGVDTVVFDGIITQRIVDIASEKNIKNIVASRISEAVKPPLNVQLATFSEVMGD; this comes from the coding sequence GTGACGCTTACGGGTTCATCACAAACCCTCACTGTAAAGTATGTAATCCGCGCGAAAATCGAAGTAGACGGGGTAGTTGAAAAGCCGGACGTTATAGGAGCGGTTTTCGGGCAGACAGAAGGACTCTTCGGACCAGAACTAGACCTCAGAGAGCTCCAGAAGTCGGGGCGAATCGGCAGAATCGAAATTGAACTCCACTCGAAAAATGACAGGACAACAGGCACAATAATAATTCCAACAAGCTTGGACAGGGTTACCACAGCCCTTTTGGCGGCAAGCATAGAAAGCATAAACCGCGTTGGCCCATGCGCCGCGAAGGTAACGCTGGAAAAAATTGAGGACGTTAGGGAGGCACGTCGAAAAGCCATCATTGACAGGGCTAAGGAGATTCTCCATCAGTGGACCATTGAGACCATGCCCACAGTGGATGAAATCTTCAAGGAGTTGGCGGAGACCCTGAAGGTGGCGAAGGTGGAAAAGTATGGTCCAGAAGAGCTTTCAGCAGGACCGGAAGTTGACAGTGCCAAGGAAATCATAATAGTCGAGGGGCGGGCTGACGTAATCAACCTCCTGCGTTGCGGAATCCATAACGTCATAGCCCTTGAGGGCGCAAAAGTTCCAGAAACCATCAAGAAGCTCTGCCGAGAGAAGGAGGCAACAGCCTTCCTCGATGGAGATCGGGGTGGAGACCTCATTCTCAAGGAACTACTGCAAGTAACCAACATAAAATACGTGGCTAGGGCGCCCAGGGGCAAGGAGGTGGAGGAGCTTAACTGCAAGGAAATCTTTGAGGCTCTAGCTGCCCGAGTTCCCGTGGAAGAGCTTTTAAAACATCCACCAAGAAGAGAGAAACGCCCAGCAGAATTTCCAAAGGAGATAGTTCAGCTGGTGAGGGAGTTAGAGGGCACTTTGGAGGCTGTGCTCCTAAACGAGAAGCTGGAGCCCATGGAAAGACTGCCAGTAAGCCAGCTGGCCGAAAGGCTTCAACAGGTAAGCGGTGTGGACACCGTTGTCTTTGATGGCATAATAACCCAGCGGATAGTGGACATAGCCAGCGAGAAAAACATAAAAAACATTGTCGCATCCCGCATATCAGAAGCTGTGAAACCGCCATTAAATGTGCAGCTTGCAACCTTCTCAGAGGTAATGGGAGACTAG
- a CDS encoding DNA polymerase domain-containing protein, producing the protein MKITFWLLDVNYEVKNHEPEIWLWGVDASGNRVLVIDRSFITYFYAVVENGFDPTRLAAEITSRKALYPFIVGIEPVERRFFGKPVKALKICCKDPDLAAKYAKTIQKLDGVKECLEDDIRYSMRYLIDNGVIPCGWHEVEVEEEAGTHNVKVDRIYVAKHPPRFIEKTDVPNLRILGFSMICYGKEGAPKPDRNPVVIISTATNTGEEKQFIAGDDMNDKPLLEAFIGYVQRFDPDIIVGFGVNRQDWSYLNERCKRLGLRLSVDRAGTEPHTSVYGHISITGRANVDLFDFAEEFPDVKVKTLENLADYLGVMKLENRVLIEDVDFANYWDDKEKREILKRFSMENTRCIMGIANALLDFAMQLSSLVGLPLDHIGTAAVGFRVEWFLIKHAHKIGELVPKRVEQPYRPYAGAIVLSPKPGLHENIAVLDFASMYPNIMIAYNLSPDTYVAPKEPTPPCGVYEAPEVKHRFRKEPPGFYKEVLSYLINVRNEIRAKMKEYSVDSVEYRILDARQKAVKVITNASYGYAGWIGARWYMKPVAEAATAWGRHTILTAIKMAEEEGLTVVYGDTDSIFIKYDPEKVERLAEKICEKLGLEIKPDKIYTRIFFTEAKKRYAGLLPDGRLDIVGLEVIRGDWATVAKKVQEKVLEVILKEQSPQKAARVARQFIQDLRQRKVPYRDLIIWKTLTKSIDEYEVKAPHVAAAKMLMEKGWKLAMGDKVGYVVIAGSGRLYERVKPYMFASYDEVDVEYYVSNQVVPAAARVLECFGITEEQLLKAGVEEGTTRKLTDFFG; encoded by the coding sequence ATGAAAATCACATTCTGGCTGCTGGATGTGAATTATGAGGTTAAGAACCATGAGCCCGAGATCTGGCTTTGGGGGGTCGACGCTTCCGGAAACAGAGTTTTGGTTATCGACAGAAGCTTCATAACGTATTTTTATGCTGTTGTTGAAAATGGCTTTGACCCCACTAGGCTTGCCGCCGAGATCACGTCGAGGAAGGCTCTTTATCCATTTATTGTTGGGATTGAGCCCGTTGAGAGGCGATTTTTCGGCAAACCCGTTAAGGCTTTGAAAATTTGCTGTAAAGATCCGGATTTGGCGGCTAAATACGCCAAGACTATTCAAAAATTGGACGGAGTGAAAGAGTGCCTTGAGGATGATATTCGATATTCTATGCGGTATCTCATCGACAACGGGGTTATTCCCTGCGGTTGGCATGAGGTTGAAGTTGAAGAGGAAGCTGGAACACACAACGTTAAAGTTGACCGGATATATGTGGCTAAGCATCCTCCAAGATTTATTGAGAAAACGGACGTTCCAAACCTTAGGATTCTCGGCTTTTCAATGATATGCTATGGCAAGGAGGGCGCACCCAAGCCCGACAGAAATCCAGTTGTCATAATTTCGACGGCAACAAACACTGGCGAGGAGAAGCAGTTTATAGCTGGCGACGACATGAACGACAAGCCTCTTTTAGAGGCTTTCATTGGTTATGTGCAGCGTTTCGACCCGGACATAATCGTTGGTTTTGGGGTTAATAGGCAGGATTGGAGCTACCTTAACGAGCGATGCAAGAGGCTTGGACTGCGCTTATCCGTTGACAGGGCTGGAACAGAACCCCACACAAGCGTTTATGGGCATATCTCGATAACTGGAAGAGCTAACGTGGACCTCTTCGACTTCGCCGAAGAGTTTCCAGACGTGAAGGTTAAAACCTTGGAGAACCTGGCGGACTATTTGGGTGTAATGAAGCTTGAAAATCGCGTTTTAATAGAGGATGTGGATTTCGCCAACTACTGGGACGACAAAGAAAAACGTGAAATTTTGAAGAGGTTTTCTATGGAGAACACCCGCTGCATAATGGGCATAGCCAATGCCCTTCTGGATTTCGCCATGCAGCTTTCAAGCCTTGTTGGTTTACCTCTAGACCACATTGGAACAGCCGCCGTCGGCTTTCGTGTAGAATGGTTCCTAATAAAGCACGCCCACAAGATCGGCGAGCTCGTGCCTAAAAGGGTTGAGCAGCCATATAGGCCTTATGCCGGTGCCATAGTGCTTAGCCCAAAGCCCGGGCTACATGAGAACATAGCAGTCTTGGACTTCGCCTCTATGTATCCAAACATCATGATAGCATACAACCTCTCTCCGGACACTTACGTGGCTCCCAAAGAGCCCACACCGCCCTGCGGAGTTTATGAGGCACCCGAGGTCAAGCATAGATTTAGAAAGGAGCCGCCCGGATTCTACAAGGAAGTTTTATCCTACCTCATTAACGTGAGAAACGAGATCCGCGCCAAGATGAAGGAGTACTCCGTGGACAGCGTTGAATATCGGATTTTGGACGCTCGGCAGAAGGCTGTGAAGGTCATAACAAATGCTTCTTATGGTTATGCAGGCTGGATTGGCGCCAGATGGTACATGAAGCCCGTTGCAGAAGCCGCGACAGCATGGGGTAGGCACACAATTTTGACGGCTATCAAGATGGCTGAAGAGGAGGGCTTGACGGTTGTTTACGGCGACACAGATAGCATCTTCATAAAATATGACCCGGAGAAGGTGGAAAGACTCGCTGAGAAGATCTGCGAAAAACTTGGCTTAGAAATAAAGCCGGACAAAATCTACACGCGCATCTTCTTCACGGAAGCCAAAAAACGGTATGCTGGACTTCTCCCAGATGGAAGATTGGACATTGTCGGGCTGGAAGTCATAAGAGGCGACTGGGCAACCGTCGCCAAAAAAGTTCAGGAAAAGGTTTTGGAGGTTATCTTGAAGGAGCAGTCGCCCCAGAAGGCGGCGCGGGTTGCTAGACAGTTTATCCAAGATCTTAGGCAGAGGAAGGTTCCATACCGCGACCTGATAATATGGAAGACTTTAACCAAGTCTATTGACGAGTATGAGGTTAAGGCTCCCCACGTGGCGGCTGCGAAGATGTTAATGGAGAAGGGCTGGAAGCTTGCCATGGGCGACAAGGTTGGCTATGTTGTCATTGCTGGTTCTGGAAGGCTCTATGAGCGGGTTAAACCCTACATGTTTGCCAGCTATGACGAGGTGGACGTGGAATATTATGTGTCCAATCAGGTTGTGCCAGCCGCCGCTCGCGTTCTCGAATGCTTCGGCATAACAGAGGAGCAGCTGCTTAAGGCTGGGGTTGAGGAAGGCACCACGAGGAAGCTCACAGACTTTTTCGGCTAG
- a CDS encoding biotin/lipoyl-containing protein, whose protein sequence is MSTYEILVDGKLKRVEISRIREKVFMVKVDGETFTVEVPMGKPANNKEFEVKIGDKAYAALLHEVSKTKPFTVKVGKASFKVELKKPALGERVAPTTEQAIQAFSVKTVKPKQVVSGTVTAPMTGKIVSIKVRRGERVKAGQVLCILEAMKMENEITAPVAGTVREILVSEGASVNEGDPLFVVS, encoded by the coding sequence ATGTCAACCTACGAGATTTTAGTAGACGGGAAGCTAAAAAGGGTTGAGATTTCAAGAATTAGAGAAAAAGTTTTCATGGTCAAAGTTGATGGTGAAACTTTCACAGTCGAAGTTCCAATGGGCAAGCCTGCCAACAACAAGGAGTTTGAGGTGAAAATCGGTGACAAGGCTTACGCTGCGCTGCTGCATGAGGTCAGCAAAACAAAGCCTTTCACTGTAAAGGTGGGAAAGGCTTCCTTCAAAGTGGAGTTGAAGAAGCCGGCGCTCGGGGAGCGGGTTGCACCGACAACTGAACAAGCCATTCAAGCCTTCAGTGTGAAGACTGTAAAGCCTAAACAGGTGGTTTCTGGAACCGTTACCGCGCCCATGACGGGCAAAATCGTATCCATAAAAGTTAGGAGGGGCGAACGAGTTAAGGCTGGACAAGTTTTATGCATTTTGGAAGCCATGAAAATGGAAAATGAGATTACGGCGCCTGTGGCTGGCACGGTTCGCGAGATCCTTGTTTCTGAAGGGGCGTCAGTAAATGAGGGCGACCCATTATTCGTTGTCAGCTAA
- a CDS encoding carboxyl transferase domain-containing protein yields MVEVREPTVEEKIRRLREMREQAKLGGGLKRIEEQHAKGKLTARERIDLLLDPGSFNELDQFVVHQCTEFGMAERKYLGDGVVTGYGTIDGRLVYVFSHDFTVFGGSLGEMFARKVCKLMDLAMKTGAPVIGLNDSGGARIQEGVASLAGYGDIFFRNVTASGVIPQISAIMGPCAGGAVYSPALTDFIVMVDKTSYMFITGPDVVKAVLGQEVTFEELGGAMVHSQTSGVAHFIAKDEEHCIQIIKKLLSYLPSNYLEDPPYVETGDDPNRTDEDLARVMPDDPDKPYDVKEVIRRVVDNGEFFEVQPLWAPNIVIGFARLNGHVVGIVANQPAYYAGALDIDSSVKAARFVRFCDCFNIPIITFVDVPGFLPGIEQEHGGIIRHGSKLLYAYCEATVPKITVILRKAYGGAYDVMGSKHSGGDINYAWPTAEIAVMGPQGAINIIFRKEIAEAPDPEQKRLELVSEYRRKFANPYVAAQKGYIDDVIEPAETRPKLISALEMLGTKREARPSKKHGNIPL; encoded by the coding sequence ATGGTTGAGGTTAGGGAGCCAACCGTTGAGGAAAAGATTAGGCGTTTGCGTGAAATGCGGGAGCAAGCCAAACTTGGCGGTGGATTAAAACGCATCGAAGAACAGCATGCCAAGGGCAAGCTTACCGCCAGAGAACGCATAGACCTCCTCCTAGACCCGGGAAGCTTCAATGAGCTTGACCAGTTTGTTGTCCACCAGTGCACGGAGTTCGGCATGGCTGAACGCAAATACTTGGGCGACGGCGTTGTTACGGGCTACGGAACAATTGATGGAAGGCTTGTCTACGTTTTTTCGCATGACTTCACCGTTTTCGGAGGCTCGCTTGGCGAGATGTTTGCTAGGAAAGTGTGCAAGCTCATGGACTTGGCCATGAAAACCGGCGCGCCGGTTATAGGCCTAAACGATTCCGGAGGAGCGCGTATCCAAGAGGGCGTGGCAAGCCTCGCCGGATACGGCGACATATTCTTCCGCAACGTGACGGCTTCAGGCGTAATCCCCCAAATATCCGCCATCATGGGGCCCTGCGCCGGCGGCGCCGTGTATTCGCCAGCCCTCACCGACTTCATAGTTATGGTGGACAAGACAAGCTACATGTTCATCACCGGGCCGGATGTTGTTAAGGCAGTGCTGGGGCAGGAGGTCACTTTTGAAGAGCTCGGCGGAGCCATGGTGCACAGCCAAACCAGCGGCGTTGCCCACTTCATAGCCAAGGACGAGGAGCACTGCATCCAGATAATTAAGAAGCTTTTGAGCTATTTGCCAAGCAACTACCTTGAGGATCCGCCCTATGTGGAGACGGGCGACGATCCGAACCGCACAGATGAGGATTTGGCGCGTGTAATGCCCGATGATCCGGACAAGCCCTATGATGTTAAGGAGGTAATCCGCCGCGTCGTGGACAACGGCGAATTCTTTGAGGTTCAGCCTCTCTGGGCGCCCAACATTGTCATAGGATTCGCAAGACTAAACGGGCATGTGGTCGGCATAGTGGCAAACCAGCCCGCCTACTACGCCGGAGCCTTGGACATAGACTCGTCGGTTAAAGCCGCAAGGTTTGTGCGCTTCTGCGACTGCTTCAACATACCCATAATAACCTTCGTGGATGTGCCGGGCTTTCTGCCGGGCATAGAGCAAGAGCACGGCGGCATAATCCGCCATGGCTCGAAACTGCTTTACGCCTACTGCGAAGCCACAGTTCCAAAGATAACGGTTATCCTGCGGAAGGCCTACGGTGGAGCCTACGACGTCATGGGATCAAAGCATTCCGGCGGAGACATAAACTATGCCTGGCCAACCGCCGAAATCGCCGTCATGGGACCCCAAGGAGCCATAAACATAATCTTCAGGAAGGAAATCGCCGAAGCCCCGGACCCGGAGCAGAAGCGCCTAGAGCTTGTAAGCGAGTACCGCCGGAAATTCGCCAATCCCTATGTGGCGGCGCAGAAGGGCTACATAGACGACGTCATTGAGCCAGCGGAGACGCGCCCCAAATTGATAAGCGCCCTTGAAATGCTAGGCACAAAACGAGAGGCGAGACCATCCAAAAAACACGGCAACATTCCACTATAG
- a CDS encoding methylmalonyl-CoA mutase family protein: MDAWEREVVAKSLERLPERGEFSTSSDIPVNRLYTPLDVAHIDYLENLGFPGVYPFTRGIYPTMYRARLWTMRQYAGFGTAEQTNQRFKYLLSQGQTGLSVAFDFPTQVGYDCDHPMARGEVGRAGVSVSTLRDMEIIFDGIPLDRITTSMTINAPAAVLLAMYIVVGEKQGIPRNMLDGTVQNDILKEYVARGMYIFPPKPSMRLVTDIFEYCAKNVPKWNAISISGYHIREAGATAVQEVAFTFANAIAYVQAAIDRGLNVDQFAGRLSFFFAAHNNLFEEVAKFRAARRLWAKIMRERFKARNPASWMLRFHTQTSGVSLTAQQPLNNIIRVTLQALAAVLGGTQSLHTNSFDEAYALPSEQAVTIALRTQQIIAYESGVADTIDPLGGSYYVEYLTNQIEEKAAEYIERIDEMGGAVAAIEKGFMQREIMESAYRYQKEVESKKRIVVGVNEFISEEKTPITILRIDPEVEKKLIERLNEVKRQRNNAKVKENLEKLRRAAEKEDENLMPHIIEAVKEYATLGEICNVLREVFGEYKPPAIF, encoded by the coding sequence ATGGACGCCTGGGAAAGGGAAGTTGTGGCTAAAAGCCTCGAGCGTCTCCCCGAAAGAGGCGAATTTTCAACAAGCTCAGACATCCCGGTTAACCGTCTCTACACTCCCTTGGACGTCGCCCACATTGACTACCTAGAGAACTTAGGGTTTCCAGGGGTATACCCATTCACTCGGGGCATCTACCCAACAATGTATCGGGCGCGTTTATGGACCATGCGGCAGTACGCAGGCTTCGGCACGGCTGAACAGACAAACCAACGTTTTAAATATCTGCTGAGTCAGGGTCAAACTGGCTTAAGCGTTGCCTTTGACTTTCCAACCCAAGTGGGCTATGACTGCGATCATCCCATGGCGAGGGGTGAGGTGGGCAGGGCTGGCGTCAGTGTAAGCACACTGCGGGACATGGAAATCATTTTTGACGGCATCCCCCTCGACAGGATTACAACCTCAATGACAATCAACGCTCCAGCGGCTGTACTGCTTGCCATGTACATTGTTGTAGGTGAGAAACAAGGTATACCCCGGAACATGTTAGATGGCACCGTGCAAAACGACATTTTGAAGGAGTATGTTGCCAGAGGCATGTATATCTTCCCACCTAAGCCTTCCATGCGTTTGGTCACGGACATCTTTGAATACTGCGCAAAAAACGTGCCTAAGTGGAATGCCATCAGCATAAGCGGCTATCACATCCGCGAGGCAGGCGCCACCGCCGTCCAAGAGGTTGCCTTCACCTTTGCAAACGCGATTGCCTATGTGCAGGCGGCCATCGATCGCGGTTTAAACGTTGATCAGTTTGCCGGTAGACTTTCGTTTTTCTTCGCGGCACACAACAACCTTTTCGAGGAAGTCGCCAAGTTCAGGGCTGCCAGACGCCTTTGGGCGAAAATTATGCGGGAGCGTTTCAAAGCCAGAAATCCAGCCTCTTGGATGCTGCGCTTTCACACTCAAACCTCGGGGGTTTCGCTTACAGCCCAGCAACCTCTAAACAACATTATCCGCGTGACGCTTCAAGCCCTCGCGGCGGTTTTAGGCGGAACCCAGTCGCTTCACACAAACTCCTTTGACGAGGCTTATGCATTGCCAAGCGAGCAAGCCGTCACCATAGCCCTTAGAACCCAGCAGATAATAGCCTACGAAAGCGGTGTTGCGGACACCATAGACCCCCTTGGCGGCTCCTATTATGTGGAGTATTTGACAAACCAGATTGAAGAGAAAGCCGCCGAGTACATAGAGCGTATAGACGAGATGGGTGGAGCTGTGGCAGCCATAGAGAAGGGTTTCATGCAGCGGGAAATAATGGAAAGCGCTTATCGCTACCAGAAGGAAGTTGAAAGTAAAAAGCGCATAGTCGTGGGTGTAAACGAGTTCATAAGCGAAGAGAAAACTCCCATAACAATTTTGCGAATAGACCCAGAAGTCGAAAAGAAGCTCATTGAACGCCTAAACGAGGTTAAACGTCAAAGAAACAACGCTAAAGTTAAGGAAAACCTGGAAAAACTGCGCCGAGCCGCGGAAAAGGAGGATGAAAACCTAATGCCCCATATAATTGAGGCTGTGAAGGAATACGCCACGCTGGGCGAGATATGCAATGTTCTCCGCGAGGTTTTCGGCGAATACAAGCCTCCAGCCATATTCTAG
- a CDS encoding oxaloacetate decarboxylase subunit alpha: MAKPVKITDTTFRDAHQSLMATRMRTESMLPIAEKMDHVGFFSMEVWGGATFDVCIRYLIEDPWERIRQLKKRIRNTPLQMLLRGQNVVGYRNYPDDVVVKFVEKAAENGIDIFRIFDALNDVRNMEVAIKTVKKVGKHAQGTICYTISPVHTIEYYLSVAKRLAELGCDSICIKDMAGMLAPQPAYELITALKREVGLPVHLHCHCTSGMAMMTYLKACEAGVDMLDAAFSPLAWGTSQPPVESIVAALKDTPYDPGLDMKLLQEIAQYFWELREKYYDPLGLIDPKAERIDPSIMVHQIPGGMFSNLLEQLREQSALHRLKEVLEEVPRVRRELGYPPLVTPTSQIVGTQAVLNVLSGKRYGIVPKEVRDYVKGFYGQPPAPIDEEVKRLIIGDEEPITCRPADLLEPALDKIPEEVKPYIESEEDMLTYALFPTVAVEFFKKRRAKREEVKTEVPPEKLAELERAAAILAAIAIHTATQSEVKALTLRKAKREISPWVLAWRQSLAEHGA; encoded by the coding sequence TTGGCTAAACCCGTTAAAATTACGGACACAACATTCCGTGATGCACATCAGTCGCTAATGGCTACTCGAATGCGCACGGAGTCCATGCTTCCCATAGCTGAGAAAATGGATCATGTTGGCTTTTTCTCCATGGAGGTTTGGGGCGGCGCCACCTTCGACGTCTGCATCCGCTATTTGATTGAAGACCCTTGGGAAAGGATCCGCCAGCTAAAAAAGCGTATTAGGAATACGCCTCTGCAGATGCTTCTAAGGGGGCAGAACGTTGTCGGCTACAGAAATTACCCCGACGATGTTGTCGTAAAGTTTGTGGAGAAGGCGGCGGAAAACGGCATAGACATCTTCCGCATCTTCGACGCCCTAAACGATGTGCGCAACATGGAAGTCGCCATAAAAACCGTTAAAAAAGTGGGCAAACATGCCCAAGGCACCATATGCTACACCATAAGCCCAGTCCACACAATAGAATACTATTTGAGTGTTGCCAAAAGGCTGGCGGAGCTAGGCTGCGACTCCATATGCATAAAGGACATGGCTGGAATGCTGGCTCCCCAACCAGCCTACGAGCTTATAACCGCCCTAAAGAGGGAGGTTGGCTTGCCAGTGCATTTGCACTGCCACTGCACCAGCGGAATGGCTATGATGACCTACCTAAAGGCATGTGAGGCTGGAGTGGACATGTTGGACGCGGCGTTCTCGCCCCTAGCATGGGGCACGTCTCAGCCGCCTGTGGAATCCATAGTGGCGGCGTTAAAAGATACGCCATACGACCCCGGCTTAGACATGAAGCTTCTGCAGGAGATTGCCCAATACTTTTGGGAGTTGAGGGAAAAGTACTATGACCCGCTTGGGCTTATAGACCCTAAAGCCGAGAGGATAGATCCATCCATAATGGTTCACCAGATTCCTGGCGGAATGTTCTCCAATCTTCTTGAACAATTGAGGGAGCAAAGCGCCCTTCATAGGCTTAAAGAGGTTCTCGAGGAGGTTCCAAGAGTTAGAAGGGAGCTCGGATATCCGCCGCTGGTAACACCTACTAGCCAAATTGTGGGCACACAAGCTGTCCTAAATGTTTTGTCCGGAAAACGCTACGGCATCGTGCCTAAGGAGGTTAGGGATTATGTCAAGGGGTTTTATGGGCAACCTCCAGCCCCCATAGATGAGGAGGTTAAACGGCTCATCATAGGCGACGAAGAGCCTATAACATGTCGTCCGGCAGATCTCCTCGAGCCAGCCCTAGACAAAATTCCGGAGGAAGTTAAACCATACATTGAAAGCGAGGAGGACATGCTTACATACGCTTTGTTCCCCACGGTAGCCGTCGAATTCTTCAAGAAACGAAGGGCAAAAAGGGAAGAAGTCAAAACAGAGGTGCCTCCAGAAAAACTGGCTGAACTTGAAAGGGCAGCGGCTATCCTAGCCGCTATTGCTATTCATACTGCAACCCAGAGCGAGGTTAAAGCCCTAACTTTGCGGAAAGCTAAACGTGAAATTTCACCTTGGGTTTTGGCTTGGCGTCAAAGCCTAGCTGAACATGGTGCATAA
- a CDS encoding tyrosine--tRNA ligase gives MDIETKIDLIKRPPTEEILVESELRELLETNPHPGHYIGFEISGLLHLGNLVISGFKINDFLKAGIRCQVFLADWHSYINNKFGGDWDKILQATKYYAKAFQFFCPGVKIMVGSELYHNNDEYWRNLLKFAKHMTLSRTLRCLTIMGRSETEKLDLSQYFYPPMQAVDIKMIGADIPHGGMDQRKAHVLAREIFPKMGWKKPVAVHHHLLMGLAEPVKLETRDKLEQVIASKMSKSKPWTAIFIHDSEEQIQAKLRRAWCPEKQTEMNPVLEIAKYIIFHERDAFTVERPSKYGGTITFESYAELEKAYRTGQLHPQDLKSAVAKELAKILEPIRRYFETDREARESLEVVKKAEITR, from the coding sequence TTGGACATAGAAACCAAAATTGACCTGATTAAGCGCCCGCCCACAGAGGAAATTCTCGTCGAAAGCGAGTTACGGGAGTTGCTTGAAACGAATCCACATCCCGGCCACTACATTGGCTTTGAGATTTCCGGCCTGCTGCATCTTGGAAATCTTGTGATTTCCGGTTTTAAGATAAACGACTTTTTGAAGGCGGGAATCCGCTGCCAAGTTTTTTTGGCGGACTGGCACAGCTACATAAACAACAAGTTCGGCGGAGATTGGGACAAAATCCTCCAGGCCACAAAGTACTACGCGAAAGCCTTCCAGTTCTTCTGCCCCGGCGTAAAAATAATGGTGGGCTCGGAGCTCTACCATAATAATGACGAGTACTGGCGGAACCTGCTAAAGTTTGCTAAACACATGACCCTGAGCCGTACACTGCGATGTCTCACGATTATGGGGCGAAGCGAAACGGAAAAGCTTGATTTGTCGCAGTATTTCTACCCGCCCATGCAAGCCGTAGACATCAAAATGATAGGCGCTGACATACCGCACGGCGGCATGGACCAACGCAAAGCCCACGTGTTAGCCCGGGAAATCTTCCCGAAAATGGGGTGGAAAAAGCCTGTGGCAGTACACCACCACCTGTTGATGGGTTTAGCTGAGCCAGTTAAACTTGAGACTAGGGACAAGCTGGAGCAGGTGATTGCCAGCAAAATGAGCAAATCCAAGCCTTGGACGGCTATATTCATCCACGACAGCGAAGAGCAAATCCAAGCCAAACTCAGAAGGGCATGGTGTCCAGAAAAACAGACGGAAATGAATCCCGTTCTGGAAATCGCCAAATACATAATATTCCATGAAAGGGACGCATTTACGGTGGAACGTCCATCCAAATACGGTGGAACCATAACCTTTGAAAGCTATGCTGAACTGGAAAAAGCCTACAGAACCGGACAGCTTCATCCCCAAGACCTTAAAAGCGCCGTAGCCAAGGAACTAGCCAAAATCCTTGAGCCCATAAGACGGTACTTTGAAACAGATAGGGAAGCCCGAGAAAGCCTAGAAGTTGTAAAGAAAGCGGAGATAACAAGGTAA